Within Candidatus Zixiibacteriota bacterium, the genomic segment TTCCTAACGTTATATGCTCATTATAATTTCGAATAATAAACTCTGGCTGCCAATCACCGCTTGGCAACCGGAGGAATCTAATTGTAGATATACTGCGAGATATAGGATAAAAAAACCCGCGATATATTTCATATCACGGGTTCCAACTGTTCTGTTATTTGCCAGCATCAATAAGCGGCCGGCAGACTGCTTGACGATACGATTTTTTCCAAATCAAGATATATCAGAAGCCGATTATCCAGTTTAGCTACCGATTTAATATATTCAGCGCTGGCATAACCCCCTTTTCCGCCGGTTGTCAGCTTGGGCGCCTTCTCTAAAGAGTCTGAAGGCACGCGCAGAACCTCTGAGACACTATCGACAACTAACCCGACAGTTTCCTTGGTGATATCGACAACAAGTATCCGCGTCTGATTGTCATATTCTCTCTCAGGCATACCAAATTTCTTGCGCAGGTCCAAAATAGGAATCACCTTGCCGCGCAGGTTAATAATGCCCTCAACATAATGTTCGGTTTGCGGCACCTTTGTTATCTCGACCATCCGATTAATTTCCTGAACTTTCAGAAT encodes:
- a CDS encoding chemotaxis protein CheW — protein: MTDDITKEHTDNLEQMVTFSLGREEFGINILKVQEINRMVEITKVPQTEHYVEGIINLRGKVIPILDLRKKFGMPEREYDNQTRILVVDITKETVGLVVDSVSEVLRVPSDSLEKAPKLTTGGKGGYASAEYIKSVAKLDNRLLIYLDLEKIVSSSSLPAAY